One Symphalangus syndactylus isolate Jambi chromosome 20, NHGRI_mSymSyn1-v2.1_pri, whole genome shotgun sequence DNA segment encodes these proteins:
- the DUSP3 gene encoding dual specificity protein phosphatase 3 yields the protein MSGSFELSVQDLNDLLSDGSGCYSLPSQPCNEVTPRIYVGNASVAQDIPKLQKIGITHVLNAAEGRSFMHVNTNANFYKDSGITYLGIKANDTQEFNLSAYFERAADFIDQALAQKNGRVLVHCREGYSRSPTLVIAYLMMRQKMDVKSALSIVRQNREIGPNDGFLAQLCQLNDRLAKEGKLKP from the exons TCGGACGGCAGCggctgctacagcctcccaagccaGCCCTGCAACGAGGTCACCCCGCGGATCTACGTGGGCAACGC GTCTGTGGCTCAGGATATCCCCAAGCTGCAGAAAATAGGCATCACCCATGTGCTGAACGCGGCTGAGGGCAGGTCCTTCATGCACGTCAACACCAATGCCAACTTCTACAAGGACTCCGGCATCACGTACCTGGGCATCAAGGCCAACGACACACAGGAGTTCAACCTCAGCGCTTACTTTGAAAGGGCTGCCGACTTCATTGACCAGGCTTTGGCTCAAAAGAATG GCCGGGTGCTCGTCCACTGCCGGGAAGGTTACAGCCGCTCCCCAACGCTAGTTATCGCCTACCTCATGATGCGGCAGAAGATGGATGTCAAGTCTGCCCTGAGCATCGTGAGGCAGAACCGTGAGATTGGCCCCAACGATGGCTTCCTGGCCCAGCTCTGCCAGCTCAATGACAGACTAGCCAAGGAGGGGAAGTTGAAACCCTAG